One genomic segment of Streptomyces sp. NBC_00239 includes these proteins:
- a CDS encoding ABC transporter permease, whose protein sequence is MSDTTHDGALATSKPPSPDEGLTPAELAAKYGLSVSGARPGLMQYVRELWSRRHFILAFSSAKLMAQYSQAKLGQIWQVATPLLNALVYYLIFGLILKAGRGMDQDTYIPFLVMGIFVFTFTQSSVMAGVRAISGNLGLVRALHFPRASLPISFSLQQLQQLLYSMIVVFIVAVGFGNYPSLSWLLVIPALFLQFVFNTGLAMVMARAGAKTPDLAQLMPFVMRTWMYASGVMFSIGEYLKEAPAWVADVLQWNPAAIYMDLIRFALIDKYDSSFLPPHVWAFAVGWAVVIGLGGFVYFWKAEERYGRG, encoded by the coding sequence GTGAGTGACACAACCCACGACGGCGCCCTCGCCACGAGCAAGCCGCCGTCTCCCGACGAGGGGCTGACCCCGGCGGAGCTCGCCGCGAAGTACGGCCTGTCGGTGAGCGGTGCCCGCCCCGGGCTCATGCAGTACGTGCGGGAGCTGTGGAGCCGCCGCCACTTCATCCTGGCCTTCTCCTCGGCCAAGCTGATGGCGCAGTACAGCCAGGCCAAGCTCGGCCAGATCTGGCAGGTCGCGACTCCGCTCCTGAACGCGCTGGTCTACTACCTGATCTTCGGGCTGATCCTGAAGGCCGGCCGCGGCATGGACCAGGACACGTACATCCCGTTCCTGGTCATGGGCATCTTCGTGTTCACCTTCACGCAGAGCTCGGTGATGGCCGGTGTCCGGGCGATCTCCGGCAACCTCGGCCTGGTGCGCGCCCTGCACTTCCCGCGCGCCTCGCTGCCGATCTCGTTCTCGCTCCAGCAGCTCCAGCAGCTGCTGTACTCGATGATCGTGGTCTTCATCGTCGCGGTGGGCTTCGGCAACTACCCGAGCCTGTCGTGGCTGCTGGTGATCCCGGCGCTGTTCCTGCAGTTCGTCTTCAACACCGGACTCGCCATGGTCATGGCGCGGGCGGGCGCGAAGACCCCGGACCTCGCCCAGCTGATGCCGTTCGTGATGCGTACGTGGATGTACGCGTCGGGCGTCATGTTCTCCATCGGCGAGTACCTCAAGGAGGCGCCTGCCTGGGTCGCGGACGTGCTCCAGTGGAACCCCGCCGCCATCTACATGGACCTCATCCGGTTCGCCCTGATCGACAAGTACGACTCGTCGTTCCTGCCGCCGCACGTGTGGGCCTTCGCGGTCGGCTGGGCCGTGGTGATCGGCCTCGGCGGCTTCGTGTACTTCTGGAAGGCTGAGGAGCGTTACGGCCGTGGCTGA
- a CDS encoding polyprenyl synthetase family protein yields MNPGNPAVDNAAKTAPAAPAAGPAGAEKADTLALLERGRTLSTPVLRAAVDRLAPPMDTVAAYHFGWIDAEGNPADGDGGKAVRPALALLSAEAAGAAAEVGIPGAVAVELVHNFSLLHDDLMDGDEQRRHRDTVWKVHGPAQAILVGDALFALANELLLELGTVEAGRATRRLTTATRKLIDGQAQDISYEHRERVSVEECLEMEGNKTGALLACAVSIGAVLGGADDRTADKLEEYGYHLGLAFQAVDDLLGIWGDPDATGKQTWSDLRQRKKSLPVVAALAAGGPASERLGELLAADAKITDFASFSEEEFAARAALIEEAGGRRWTEEEARRQHAVAVQALDEVDMPQLVRDQLVALADFVVVRKR; encoded by the coding sequence GTGAACCCGGGGAACCCGGCTGTCGACAACGCGGCGAAGACGGCGCCGGCGGCGCCCGCCGCCGGTCCCGCCGGCGCCGAGAAAGCGGACACGCTCGCGCTCCTGGAGCGCGGCCGCACGCTGTCGACTCCCGTACTCCGCGCGGCAGTCGACCGCCTCGCACCGCCCATGGACACCGTCGCCGCCTACCACTTCGGCTGGATCGACGCCGAGGGCAACCCCGCCGACGGCGACGGCGGCAAGGCCGTCCGTCCGGCGCTCGCGCTGCTCTCCGCGGAGGCGGCCGGCGCCGCCGCCGAGGTCGGCATCCCCGGCGCGGTCGCCGTGGAACTCGTGCACAACTTCTCCCTGCTGCACGACGACCTGATGGACGGCGACGAGCAGCGCCGCCACCGCGACACGGTGTGGAAGGTGCACGGCCCGGCCCAGGCCATCCTCGTCGGCGACGCGCTGTTCGCGCTGGCCAACGAACTCCTCCTGGAGCTCGGCACCGTGGAGGCCGGCCGCGCCACCCGCCGCCTGACCACCGCCACCCGCAAGCTCATCGACGGCCAGGCCCAGGACATCTCGTACGAGCACCGCGAGCGCGTCAGCGTCGAGGAGTGCCTGGAGATGGAGGGCAACAAGACCGGCGCCCTGCTCGCCTGCGCCGTCTCCATCGGCGCCGTGCTCGGCGGCGCCGACGACCGCACCGCCGACAAGCTGGAGGAGTACGGCTACCACCTCGGCCTCGCCTTCCAGGCCGTCGACGACCTCCTCGGCATCTGGGGCGACCCCGACGCCACCGGCAAGCAGACCTGGAGCGACCTGCGCCAGCGCAAGAAGTCCCTGCCGGTCGTCGCCGCGCTCGCCGCGGGCGGACCCGCCTCCGAGCGCCTCGGCGAGCTGCTCGCCGCCGACGCCAAGATCACCGACTTCGCGAGCTTCTCCGAAGAGGAGTTCGCCGCCCGCGCCGCCCTCATCGAGGAGGCCGGCGGCCGCCGCTGGACCGAGGAGGAGGCCCGGCGTCAGCACGCCGTTGCCGTACAGGCGCTCGACGAGGTCGACATGCCGCAGCTTGTCCGCGATCAGCTCGTGGCGCTTGCGGACTTTGTCGTCGTCCGCAAGAGATGA
- a CDS encoding CDP-alcohol phosphatidyltransferase family protein: MPRPSVAELRPVVHPAGVKDRRSGEHWGGRLYMREISLRITRILATTKVTPNQLTYLMTLAGVLAAPALLVPGVWGAVLGVVMVQLYLLLDCVDGELARWKQQFSLSGVYLDRVGAYLCDAAVLVGFGLRAADLWGTGRIDWLWAFLGTLAALGAILIKAETDLVGVARHQGGLPPVKEAAAEPRSSGMALARRAASALKFHRLILGIEASFLILALAVVDSVRGDLFYSRLGVAVLAGIALLQTVLHLVSVLVSSRLK; the protein is encoded by the coding sequence ATGCCAAGACCATCCGTAGCTGAGCTCCGTCCGGTCGTGCACCCCGCGGGGGTCAAGGACCGGCGCAGCGGAGAGCACTGGGGCGGGCGCCTGTACATGCGCGAGATCTCTCTGCGCATCACCCGCATCCTGGCCACCACCAAGGTCACGCCCAACCAGCTGACCTACCTGATGACGCTCGCCGGCGTCCTCGCCGCCCCGGCCCTGCTGGTGCCGGGCGTCTGGGGTGCCGTACTCGGCGTGGTGATGGTGCAGCTCTACCTGCTGCTCGACTGCGTCGACGGCGAGCTCGCCCGCTGGAAGCAGCAGTTCTCGCTGTCCGGCGTGTACCTGGACCGCGTCGGCGCCTACCTGTGCGACGCGGCGGTCCTGGTCGGCTTCGGCCTGCGCGCCGCGGACCTGTGGGGCACCGGCCGGATCGACTGGCTGTGGGCCTTCCTCGGCACCCTCGCGGCACTCGGCGCGATCCTGATCAAGGCCGAGACCGACCTGGTCGGCGTCGCCCGCCACCAGGGCGGACTGCCGCCGGTGAAGGAAGCCGCGGCCGAGCCGCGCTCCTCCGGCATGGCCCTCGCCCGCCGGGCCGCGTCGGCGCTGAAGTTCCACCGGCTGATCCTGGGCATCGAGGCGTCGTTCCTGATCCTGGCGCTGGCCGTCGTGGACTCGGTCCGCGGCGACCTGTTCTACTCGCGGCTCGGCGTCGCCGTACTGGCCGGCATCGCGCTGCTGCAGACCGTGCTGCACCTGGTCTCCGTCCTCGTCTCCAGCAGGCTGAAGTGA
- a CDS encoding phosphorylase family protein — protein MEPGRGHTTPPDGPGPVDGPALVIACALGIERFALRSAGRHGAPDGFTVLRTGMGPKAAERAVVRTLGAPRLRDAAVLATGFCAGLVPGMHPGDLVVAAETRDEEGRTPCTGTGLLVQALARAVPGRTVHTGPLTGSDHVVRGAERASLRAGGAVAVDMESAATLRTAAGAVGESGWRPVAAVRVIVDAPEHELVRIGTVRGGISAFRVLRAVLPAFFDWHRSLLLPRR, from the coding sequence ATGGAGCCGGGGCGCGGGCACACGACCCCACCGGACGGGCCGGGACCGGTGGACGGCCCCGCCCTGGTGATCGCCTGCGCCCTCGGCATCGAGCGGTTCGCGCTGCGCAGCGCCGGCCGGCACGGCGCCCCGGACGGCTTCACCGTGCTGCGCACCGGCATGGGACCCAAGGCCGCCGAACGCGCCGTGGTCCGCACCCTCGGCGCCCCCCGGCTGCGGGACGCGGCCGTACTCGCCACCGGATTCTGCGCCGGCCTCGTCCCCGGCATGCACCCCGGGGACCTGGTGGTGGCCGCGGAGACCCGGGACGAGGAGGGCCGCACCCCCTGTACCGGGACCGGCCTGCTCGTGCAGGCACTGGCCCGCGCGGTACCGGGCCGGACCGTCCACACCGGCCCCCTGACCGGCTCCGACCACGTCGTACGGGGAGCCGAACGGGCGTCTCTGCGCGCGGGCGGCGCCGTCGCCGTGGACATGGAGTCCGCGGCCACCCTCCGTACGGCGGCCGGGGCGGTCGGAGAGTCCGGGTGGCGCCCGGTTGCGGCCGTCCGGGTGATCGTGGACGCTCCGGAGCATGAGCTCGTCCGAATCGGCACGGTACGCGGTGGAATATCGGCCTTCCGCGTCCTTCGTGCCGTCCTACCTGCTTTCTTCGACTGGCACCGTTCTTTGCTGCTCCCCAGGAGGTGA
- the hpnC gene encoding squalene synthase HpnC, with translation MTPAPGTRPRTDADHARATLGKAADENFPVAPFFVPRAWRAGLTAVYGYARLVDDIGDGDLAPGGRDAELLGLGADRADDRLAMLDAFEADLGRVFDGTPRHPLLRALQPVAARYALTPEPFLGLIEANRQDQRVRRYETYEELLAYCELSANPVGRLVLSITGTSTPERVRHSDRICTALQIAEHLQDVTEDLARDRIYLPAQDMRRFHVTEADLKAPSAGMSLRSLVAFEAERARALLNDGTPLVGSVHGRLRLLLAGFVGGGRAALKAIERAGFDVAPGPPKPTKTGLLREVGAVLRTAPREG, from the coding sequence GTGACGCCGGCACCCGGCACCCGTCCCCGGACCGACGCGGACCACGCGCGCGCCACGCTCGGCAAGGCCGCCGACGAGAACTTCCCCGTGGCCCCCTTCTTCGTCCCCCGCGCCTGGCGCGCCGGGCTGACGGCCGTCTACGGGTACGCGCGCCTGGTCGACGACATCGGCGACGGCGACCTGGCCCCCGGCGGCCGCGACGCCGAACTCCTCGGCCTCGGCGCCGACCGCGCGGACGACCGCCTCGCGATGCTCGACGCCTTCGAGGCCGACCTCGGCCGGGTCTTCGACGGCACCCCGCGCCACCCCCTGCTGCGCGCCCTGCAGCCCGTCGCGGCCCGGTACGCGCTGACCCCCGAGCCCTTCCTCGGCCTGATCGAGGCCAACCGCCAGGACCAGCGGGTCCGCCGCTACGAGACGTACGAGGAGCTGCTCGCGTACTGCGAGCTGTCCGCGAACCCCGTCGGCCGGCTGGTGCTGTCGATCACCGGCACCAGTACCCCCGAGCGGGTCCGCCACTCCGACCGGATCTGCACCGCGCTCCAGATCGCCGAACACCTCCAGGACGTCACCGAGGACCTCGCCCGGGACCGGATCTACCTCCCGGCCCAGGACATGCGCCGCTTCCACGTCACGGAGGCCGACCTCAAGGCGCCCTCCGCCGGCATGTCGCTGCGCTCCCTCGTCGCCTTCGAGGCGGAACGTGCCCGCGCCCTGCTGAATGACGGCACCCCGCTGGTGGGTAGCGTCCACGGCAGGCTCCGGCTGCTGCTCGCCGGGTTCGTCGGCGGCGGCCGCGCGGCCCTGAAGGCGATCGAGCGGGCCGGGTTCGACGTGGCGCCCGGCCCGCCCAAGCCCACCAAAACCGGCCTGCTCCGCGAGGTCGGCGCCGTTCTGCGCACCGCGCCGAGAGAGGGGTGA
- the hpnD gene encoding presqualene diphosphate synthase HpnD translates to MSPTVEGQPHVSAPVLAAYSYCEAVTGAQARNFAYGIRLLPADKRHAMSALYAFSRRVDDIGDGTLPDDAKLIRLEETRALLARVRDGRVDEDDTDPVAVALAHAAGRFPIPLDGLDELIDGVLMDVRGQTYETWDDLKGYCRCVAGAIGRLSLGVFGTAPGARDAARAPEYADTLGLALQLTNILRDVREDAGNGRTYLPAEDLAKFGCDADWLGDSGTGRMPAGSDFAGLVHHEVRRARALFAEGYRLLPMLDRRSGACVAAMAGIYRRLLDRIEREPEAVLRGRVSLPVREKAYVAVRGLSGLDARTISRQAARRRV, encoded by the coding sequence GTGAGCCCGACTGTGGAGGGCCAGCCGCACGTGTCCGCACCCGTACTCGCCGCATACAGCTACTGCGAGGCCGTCACCGGCGCCCAGGCGCGCAACTTCGCCTACGGCATCCGGCTGCTGCCCGCCGACAAGCGGCACGCGATGTCCGCGCTGTACGCCTTCTCCCGGCGCGTCGACGACATCGGCGACGGCACCCTGCCCGACGACGCCAAGCTGATCCGTCTGGAGGAGACGCGCGCGCTGCTCGCCCGGGTCCGCGACGGCCGCGTCGACGAGGACGACACCGACCCGGTCGCGGTGGCGCTGGCACACGCCGCCGGCCGCTTCCCGATCCCGCTCGACGGCCTCGACGAGCTGATCGACGGCGTCCTCATGGACGTCCGCGGACAGACGTACGAGACCTGGGACGACCTGAAGGGCTACTGCCGGTGTGTCGCCGGTGCCATCGGACGCCTCTCCCTGGGCGTGTTCGGCACCGCGCCCGGCGCACGCGACGCCGCACGCGCCCCCGAGTACGCCGACACACTGGGTCTCGCCCTCCAACTCACCAACATCCTCCGGGACGTCCGGGAAGATGCGGGCAACGGCCGCACCTACCTGCCCGCCGAGGACCTCGCCAAGTTCGGCTGCGACGCGGACTGGCTCGGGGACTCCGGTACGGGCCGGATGCCGGCCGGTTCGGACTTCGCGGGGCTCGTCCACCACGAAGTACGGCGCGCCCGGGCCCTGTTCGCGGAAGGGTACCGGCTGCTGCCGATGCTCGACCGGCGCAGCGGCGCGTGCGTGGCCGCGATGGCCGGGATCTACCGCCGCCTGCTCGACCGCATCGAACGCGAGCCGGAGGCGGTCCTGCGCGGACGCGTCTCGCTTCCCGTGCGGGAGAAGGCGTACGTCGCCGTGCGCGGCCTGTCGGGGCTCGACGCGCGGACCATCTCGCGCCAGGCGGCCAGGAGGCGGGTCTGA
- the shc gene encoding squalene--hopene cyclase, with protein sequence MTATTDGSGGAAPGADAASGTARPGPPGAPGPAGTAGAPGARGTGAGGTAGAVGRPAPAGAGGGDAGPVAAGTAQRAAEEAAARATRALLARQDAAGWWKGDLETNVTMDAEDLLLRQFLGISDEAVTRAAALFIRGEQRDDGTWATFHGGPPELSATIEAYVALRLAGDAPDAPHMSRASAWIRANGGIAAARVFTRIWLALFGWWRWEDLPELPPELIFLPSWVPLNIYDFGCWARQTIVPLTVVSAKRPVRPAPFALDELHTDARRPNPARPLAPALSWDGAFQRLDRAMHLYHRVAPRAVRRAAMNAAGRWIVERQENDGCWGGIQPPAVYSVIALHLLGYDLGHPVMRAGLESLDRFAVWREDGARMIEACQSPVWDTCLAAIALADAGLRPDHPALVKAADWMLGEEIRRTGDWAVRRPGLEPGGWAFEFHNDTYPDIDDTAEVVLALRRIKHPDPSRVEAAIARGVSWNLGMQSRNGAWGAFDADNTSPLPNRLPFCDFGEVIDPPSADVTAHVVEMLAVEGRAADPRTRRGIDWLLAEQEPGGGWFGRWGTNYVYGTGSVVPALVAAGISRTHPAVRRAVTWLEAVQNEDGGWGEDQRSYRDPGAWAGRGVSTASQTAWALLALLSAGERDGKAVERGIAFLTQSQREDGTWDEPYFTGTGFPWDFSINYHLYRQVFPLTALGRYLYGEPFGGGPAGGPAGAAADTPAGVPAGGGAP encoded by the coding sequence ATGACAGCGACGACCGACGGAAGCGGCGGGGCTGCGCCCGGCGCGGACGCGGCCAGCGGAACGGCACGACCGGGCCCGCCGGGTGCACCGGGCCCGGCGGGAACCGCCGGAGCACCGGGCGCCCGGGGAACGGGTGCCGGGGGAACGGCGGGAGCGGTCGGGCGGCCGGCGCCGGCCGGGGCCGGCGGCGGTGACGCAGGCCCGGTCGCGGCGGGCACCGCCCAACGGGCCGCCGAGGAGGCCGCCGCCCGCGCCACCCGGGCCCTGCTGGCCCGCCAGGACGCGGCCGGCTGGTGGAAGGGCGACCTGGAGACCAACGTCACCATGGACGCCGAGGACCTGCTGCTGCGCCAGTTCCTCGGGATCTCCGACGAGGCCGTCACCCGGGCCGCGGCCCTGTTCATCCGCGGCGAGCAGCGCGACGACGGCACCTGGGCCACCTTCCACGGCGGGCCGCCCGAACTCTCCGCCACCATCGAGGCGTACGTCGCCCTCCGGCTCGCCGGGGACGCACCCGACGCGCCCCACATGTCCCGGGCCTCCGCCTGGATCCGCGCCAACGGCGGCATCGCCGCCGCCCGCGTCTTCACCCGGATCTGGCTCGCGCTCTTCGGCTGGTGGCGGTGGGAGGACCTGCCCGAACTCCCGCCCGAACTGATCTTCCTGCCCTCCTGGGTCCCGCTCAACATCTACGACTTCGGCTGCTGGGCCCGGCAGACCATCGTGCCGCTCACCGTCGTCTCCGCGAAGCGCCCGGTGCGCCCGGCCCCCTTCGCCCTCGACGAGCTGCACACCGACGCCCGCCGCCCCAACCCGGCCCGGCCGCTCGCCCCCGCGCTGAGCTGGGACGGAGCCTTCCAGCGACTCGACCGGGCCATGCACCTCTACCACCGGGTCGCGCCCCGCGCGGTGCGCCGGGCGGCCATGAACGCGGCCGGCCGCTGGATCGTCGAACGCCAGGAGAACGACGGCTGCTGGGGCGGCATCCAGCCCCCCGCCGTGTACTCCGTGATCGCCCTGCACCTCCTCGGCTACGACCTCGGGCACCCGGTGATGCGCGCGGGCCTGGAGTCGCTCGACCGGTTCGCGGTCTGGCGCGAGGACGGCGCCCGGATGATCGAGGCCTGCCAGTCGCCCGTGTGGGACACCTGCCTCGCCGCCATCGCGCTGGCCGACGCGGGCCTGAGGCCCGACCACCCGGCCCTGGTGAAGGCCGCCGACTGGATGCTCGGCGAGGAGATCCGCCGCACCGGGGACTGGGCGGTGCGCCGGCCCGGCCTCGAACCGGGCGGCTGGGCCTTCGAGTTCCACAACGACACCTACCCCGACATCGACGACACCGCCGAAGTGGTGCTGGCGCTGCGCCGCATCAAGCACCCCGACCCGTCCCGGGTCGAAGCCGCGATCGCCCGCGGGGTGTCCTGGAACCTCGGCATGCAGTCCCGCAACGGGGCCTGGGGCGCCTTCGACGCGGACAACACCAGCCCGCTGCCCAACCGGCTGCCGTTCTGCGACTTCGGCGAGGTCATCGACCCGCCGTCCGCCGACGTCACCGCCCACGTCGTCGAGATGCTCGCCGTCGAGGGCCGGGCCGCCGACCCGCGCACCCGGCGGGGCATCGACTGGCTGCTCGCCGAACAGGAGCCCGGCGGCGGCTGGTTCGGCCGGTGGGGCACCAACTACGTCTACGGCACCGGCTCGGTGGTGCCCGCCCTGGTCGCCGCCGGGATCTCCCGGACGCACCCGGCCGTCCGGCGGGCCGTGACCTGGCTGGAGGCCGTACAGAACGAGGACGGCGGCTGGGGCGAGGACCAGCGCTCCTACCGGGACCCCGGAGCCTGGGCCGGCCGCGGCGTGTCCACCGCCTCGCAGACCGCGTGGGCCCTGCTCGCGCTCCTCTCGGCGGGCGAACGCGACGGCAAGGCCGTCGAGCGTGGCATCGCCTTCCTCACGCAGAGCCAGCGCGAGGACGGCACCTGGGACGAGCCGTACTTCACCGGCACCGGCTTCCCGTGGGACTTCTCCATCAACTACCACCTTTACCGGCAGGTGTTCCCGCTGACCGCCCTGGGCCGCTACCTGTACGGCGAACCGTTCGGCGGCGGTCCGGCGGGCGGCCCGGCGGGAGCCGCGGCCGACACGCCCGCCGGAGTTCCCGCCGGCGGGGGAGCGCCCTGA
- the hpnE gene encoding hydroxysqualene dehydroxylase HpnE, with translation MTANHAVVVGGGLAGVTAALELADAGLQVTLLEGRPRLGGLAFSFKRGDLTVDNGQHVYLRCCTAYRWFLDRVDGAALAPLQDRLDVPVLDVAHPKGPRLGRLRRSALPVPLHLAGALARYPHLSLAERAAVGRAALALRSLDPADPALDGVDFATWLGRYGQTPRAVEALWDLVGIATLNATAAQSSLGLAAMVFKTGLLSEPGAADIGWAHVPLGDIHDTLARKALDAAGVRTETRARVTGIARTDDGGWRVATETGPLDAGTVVLAVPQREAHGLLPHGTLDDPDTLLDIGTAPILNVHVVYDRKVLKRPFFAALGSPVQWVFDRTDTSGLADGGQYLALSQSAAQDDIDEPVSVLRAKYLPELERLLPAARGAKIRDFFVTRERTATFAPTPGVGRLRPAARTHAPGLFLAGAWTATGWPATMEGAVRSGLTAAHAALAALGRPREHPLQEAA, from the coding sequence ATGACCGCGAACCACGCGGTGGTCGTCGGCGGCGGACTGGCCGGAGTGACCGCGGCACTCGAACTCGCCGACGCGGGACTGCAGGTGACCCTGCTCGAAGGCCGCCCGCGGCTGGGCGGCCTCGCCTTCTCCTTCAAGCGCGGCGACCTCACCGTCGACAACGGCCAGCACGTGTACCTGCGCTGCTGCACCGCCTACCGGTGGTTCCTCGACCGGGTCGACGGCGCCGCCCTCGCCCCCCTCCAGGACCGCCTCGACGTACCCGTCCTCGACGTCGCGCACCCCAAGGGGCCGCGGCTGGGCCGGCTGCGCCGCAGCGCGCTACCCGTACCCCTGCACCTGGCCGGGGCGCTCGCCCGCTACCCGCACCTCTCCCTCGCCGAACGCGCCGCCGTCGGACGCGCCGCCCTCGCGCTGCGCTCCCTCGACCCGGCCGACCCGGCCCTGGACGGCGTGGACTTCGCCACCTGGCTCGGCCGGTACGGCCAGACCCCGCGCGCCGTCGAAGCGCTGTGGGACCTCGTCGGCATCGCCACCCTCAACGCCACCGCCGCACAGTCCTCGCTCGGCCTGGCCGCCATGGTCTTCAAGACCGGCCTGCTCTCCGAGCCGGGCGCCGCCGACATCGGCTGGGCCCACGTGCCGCTCGGCGACATCCACGACACCCTCGCCCGCAAGGCCCTCGACGCGGCCGGCGTGCGCACCGAGACACGGGCCCGGGTCACCGGCATCGCCCGCACCGACGACGGCGGCTGGCGGGTGGCCACCGAGACCGGCCCGCTCGACGCCGGCACGGTCGTCCTCGCCGTCCCCCAGCGGGAGGCCCACGGCCTGCTGCCGCACGGCACCCTCGACGACCCGGACACCCTCCTCGACATCGGCACCGCACCCATCCTCAACGTGCACGTGGTCTACGACCGCAAGGTGCTCAAACGTCCCTTCTTCGCCGCGCTCGGCTCCCCGGTCCAGTGGGTCTTCGACCGCACCGACACCTCCGGGCTCGCCGACGGCGGCCAGTACCTTGCGCTCTCCCAGTCCGCCGCACAGGACGACATCGACGAACCCGTCTCCGTGCTGCGCGCCAAGTACCTCCCCGAACTGGAGCGGCTGCTGCCCGCCGCGCGCGGCGCCAAGATCCGCGACTTCTTCGTCACACGGGAGCGGACGGCGACGTTCGCCCCCACCCCCGGCGTGGGCCGGCTGCGCCCGGCGGCCCGCACCCACGCCCCCGGCCTGTTTCTGGCCGGGGCATGGACCGCCACCGGCTGGCCCGCGACCATGGAGGGCGCCGTCCGCAGCGGTCTCACCGCGGCACACGCCGCGCTGGCCGCACTCGGCCGCCCCCGCGAACACCCGCTGCAGGAGGCGGCATGA
- a CDS encoding glycosyltransferase family 2 protein codes for MRLGAVIITMGNRPDELNALLDSVAKQDGDPVEVVVVGQGVKITGLPEGIRTVDLPENLGIPGGRNAGIEAFGPGGREVDALLFLDDDGLLARTDTAELCRRAFAEDPELGIVSFRIADPDTGVTQRRHVPRLRASDPMRSSRVTTFLGGANAVRTKVFEQVGELPGEFFYAHEETDLAWRALDAGWLIDYRADMVLHHPTTAPSRHAVYHRMVARNRVWLARRNLPAPLVPAYLGVWMLLTLLRKPSGPALKAWFGGFREGWATPCGPRRPMKWRTVWRLTRLGRPPVI; via the coding sequence ATGCGGCTGGGCGCCGTCATCATCACGATGGGCAACCGCCCGGACGAGCTGAACGCCCTGCTCGACTCGGTCGCCAAGCAGGACGGCGACCCGGTCGAGGTCGTCGTGGTCGGCCAGGGCGTCAAGATCACCGGGCTGCCCGAGGGCATCCGTACGGTGGACCTGCCCGAGAACCTGGGCATCCCCGGCGGCCGCAACGCGGGCATCGAGGCCTTCGGGCCCGGCGGCCGCGAGGTGGACGCCCTGCTCTTCCTCGACGACGACGGCCTGCTGGCCCGCACCGACACGGCCGAGCTGTGCCGGCGCGCCTTCGCCGAGGACCCCGAGCTGGGCATCGTCAGCTTCCGCATCGCGGACCCGGACACCGGCGTCACCCAGCGCCGCCACGTGCCGCGGCTGCGCGCCTCGGACCCGATGCGGTCCTCGCGCGTGACCACGTTCCTCGGCGGCGCCAACGCGGTGCGCACCAAGGTGTTCGAGCAGGTCGGCGAGCTCCCCGGCGAGTTCTTCTACGCGCACGAGGAGACCGACCTGGCCTGGCGCGCGCTCGACGCGGGCTGGCTGATCGACTACCGCGCCGACATGGTCCTGCACCACCCGACGACGGCGCCCTCCCGGCACGCGGTCTACCACCGCATGGTGGCCCGCAACCGGGTCTGGCTGGCCCGCCGCAACCTGCCGGCCCCCCTGGTCCCCGCCTACCTCGGGGTGTGGATGCTGCTCACGCTGCTCCGCAAGCCCTCGGGCCCGGCGCTCAAGGCCTGGTTCGGCGGCTTCCGCGAGGGCTGGGCCACTCCGTGCGGGCCCCGGCGCCCCATGAAGTGGCGCACCGTGTGGCGGCTGACCAGGCTGGGCCGACCACCTGTCATCTGA
- a CDS encoding ABC transporter ATP-binding protein, producing MADELSPNYAPDGARIPTVIADDVHIVYRVNAGGGGKGSATAALNKIIRRKGEQPGVRKVHAVRGVSFTAYRGEAIGLIGSNGSGKSTLLRAIAGLLPCESGKVYTDGQPSLLGVNAALMNDLTGERNVMLGGLAMGMSREEIKERYQGIVDFSGINEKGDFITLPMRTYSSGMAARLRFSIAAAKNHDVLMIDEALATGDRRFQIRSEERIRELRKEAGTVFLVSHSNKSIRDTCDRVLWLEKGELLMDGPTEEVVKAYEKETSR from the coding sequence GTGGCTGATGAACTCTCCCCCAACTACGCCCCGGACGGCGCGCGCATCCCCACGGTGATCGCGGACGACGTCCACATCGTCTACCGCGTCAACGCGGGCGGCGGCGGCAAGGGCAGCGCCACCGCGGCGCTCAACAAGATAATCCGACGCAAGGGCGAGCAGCCGGGCGTCCGCAAGGTGCACGCGGTGCGCGGGGTCTCCTTCACCGCGTACCGGGGCGAGGCCATCGGCCTCATCGGCTCCAACGGCTCCGGCAAGTCCACCCTGCTCCGCGCCATCGCCGGCCTGCTGCCGTGCGAGTCCGGCAAGGTCTACACGGACGGCCAGCCCTCGCTCCTCGGCGTCAACGCGGCGCTGATGAACGACCTGACCGGCGAGCGCAACGTGATGCTCGGCGGCCTGGCGATGGGCATGTCCCGCGAGGAGATCAAGGAGCGCTACCAGGGCATCGTCGACTTCTCGGGCATCAACGAGAAGGGCGACTTCATCACCCTGCCGATGCGCACCTACTCCTCCGGCATGGCCGCCCGCCTGCGCTTCTCGATCGCCGCCGCCAAGAACCACGACGTGCTGATGATCGACGAGGCGCTCGCCACCGGTGACCGCCGCTTCCAGATCCGCTCCGAGGAGCGCATCCGCGAGCTCCGCAAGGAGGCCGGCACGGTCTTCCTCGTCAGCCACAGCAACAAGTCGATCAGGGACACCTGCGACCGCGTCCTGTGGCTGGAGAAGGGCGAGCTCCTGATGGACGGCCCCACCGAAGAGGTCGTGAAGGCGTACGAGAAGGAGACGAGCCGCTAG